The Echinicola rosea genome has a segment encoding these proteins:
- a CDS encoding glycoside hydrolase family 172 protein, translating into MKYLLVLLTLSCLISTSLSAQEFDWEAEIMSLARPDLLPTYRQGTMIGQVSSYDTTGGNDDGFNGTYSYIRKEEDGLVLADFDGPGVINRIWTPTPTADTLKFYFDGNDEPGLVIRFEDLFSGQVYPFLRPMSGNEIGGFYTYFPIPFAKSCKIVFTGEKIMFHQIQYRMLPGQSVSTYTEAGARKLSGAIEEVNAIWDIKKPQLAAFPNAKDLDYQTTEKTIRLTPGESGEIFDKSVPGRIVGLELKSDAAFTGLEKDLVLQATWDGESTKAIDVPVADFFGYAYGTPSMRGMLMGSYDGFHYCYLPFPYDEKANIAVKYHKRAGTGQVEKQFTAVVHWVPEARDKVMEGKFYASWRREIEPENGEYYTFANLKGAGHYVGTTFLTQGLKAEMTLFFEGDDSTRVDGKMTIHGTGSEDYFNGGWYAIPDRWDKGISLPIHGSLDYSVRMARTGGYRFYLSDKIPFEEELYMGIEHGPEGNSYPVDYTSVAYYYSDSPLGRAGMVPEGELLSTVLPKEHTFYPELVDVQVNGSLAIERKRGVQMTCSPDGQARFELDGIPEGMYEVYLSYFEKPDGADFEVWQRQQRVSDWISSKKPEEKLVKDRKLGEVYFTAQTSTLTFHVKEGDGASNHLEIKKIYLVRKE; encoded by the coding sequence ATGAAATATTTATTGGTTCTATTGACGTTATCGTGCCTGATCAGCACGTCGCTATCTGCGCAAGAATTTGACTGGGAAGCCGAGATCATGTCACTGGCACGGCCGGACCTATTGCCGACCTACCGACAGGGGACCATGATCGGACAAGTGAGCAGTTATGATACCACTGGGGGTAACGATGATGGCTTTAACGGTACATACTCCTATATCAGAAAGGAAGAGGACGGTTTGGTACTGGCAGATTTTGACGGACCTGGTGTGATCAACCGGATCTGGACACCTACGCCCACTGCGGATACCTTGAAGTTCTATTTTGATGGAAATGATGAGCCGGGATTGGTAATCAGGTTTGAGGACCTGTTTTCAGGCCAGGTATATCCCTTTTTAAGGCCAATGAGCGGCAATGAAATTGGGGGATTCTACACCTATTTTCCCATCCCTTTTGCCAAATCCTGTAAAATTGTCTTCACCGGTGAAAAGATCATGTTTCATCAGATCCAGTACCGGATGTTACCGGGGCAGTCCGTATCTACTTACACGGAGGCAGGCGCCCGGAAATTGAGCGGAGCCATTGAGGAGGTGAATGCGATATGGGACATCAAGAAGCCACAATTGGCAGCGTTTCCAAATGCAAAGGATTTGGACTACCAAACGACAGAGAAAACCATTCGTCTAACGCCCGGGGAGTCTGGAGAGATTTTTGACAAAAGCGTTCCGGGAAGGATTGTGGGATTGGAACTGAAATCCGATGCTGCTTTTACGGGCTTGGAGAAAGACTTGGTGCTTCAGGCCACATGGGACGGGGAATCCACCAAGGCCATCGATGTGCCTGTGGCCGATTTTTTTGGTTATGCCTATGGCACCCCCTCCATGAGAGGGATGCTGATGGGAAGTTATGATGGCTTCCACTATTGCTATTTGCCCTTTCCCTATGATGAAAAGGCCAATATTGCTGTCAAATATCATAAGAGAGCAGGGACCGGTCAAGTCGAAAAGCAGTTTACAGCGGTGGTGCATTGGGTGCCCGAGGCAAGGGACAAAGTCATGGAAGGGAAGTTTTACGCCTCTTGGAGGCGGGAAATAGAACCCGAAAACGGGGAGTATTATACTTTTGCAAATCTTAAAGGAGCTGGCCATTATGTGGGCACAACATTCTTGACCCAAGGCCTTAAGGCTGAAATGACCCTTTTTTTCGAAGGGGATGACTCCACACGGGTAGACGGGAAAATGACCATACACGGCACGGGCTCTGAGGATTATTTTAACGGTGGGTGGTATGCCATACCCGATAGGTGGGACAAAGGCATAAGCTTGCCCATCCACGGTTCGCTGGATTATTCTGTCCGGATGGCCCGAACCGGCGGGTACAGGTTTTATCTAAGCGATAAGATCCCTTTCGAGGAGGAGCTTTATATGGGAATAGAACATGGCCCGGAAGGGAACAGCTATCCGGTGGACTATACCAGTGTGGCCTATTATTACTCGGATTCACCACTGGGCAGGGCTGGTATGGTCCCAGAGGGAGAGCTGCTTTCTACTGTTTTGCCAAAAGAGCATACCTTTTATCCAGAGCTGGTGGACGTTCAGGTGAATGGAAGCCTGGCAATAGAACGGAAGAGAGGGGTACAAATGACCTGCAGTCCTGACGGGCAGGCCCGGTTTGAATTGGACGGCATTCCAGAGGGAATGTATGAAGTATACCTTTCGTATTTTGAAAAACCTGATGGAGCTGACTTCGAAGTGTGGCAACGTCAACAAAGGGTAAGTGATTGGATCAGTAGCAAAAAACCGGAGGAAAAGCTGGTCAAGGACCGGAAACTGGGGGAGGTATACTTTACTGCCCAGACCAGCACGCTAACCTTTCATGTAAAAGAAGGTGACGGGGCATCAAATCACCTTGAAATAAAGAAAATTTACTTGGTTAGGAAGGAGTAG
- a CDS encoding glycoside hydrolase family 172 protein, protein MFLLVMVVFYSCGTSEEKEVAYEEVVRRLMDMKALAKLPGHGEKSAMWSSYDRESKIDESGKFINWDANIDGLKPQYIRKEGDKEVLAEMEGPGAIVRIWSASPAKGHVKIYIDGNEQPVIDLPFIDYFKPSIPAFEYPALVYETNARGFNNYVPITYNTSCKVVADPGWGQYYHFNYISFADGKTTESYTAELSDNARTALKEVNDFFTHKMGNSPYQKGEFESIRAKEKIPAGHAENLLSIEGSGAIASLKIRMDIKDEKKRAEAMRKVTISMRWDGSNEDAVWAPLGDFFGSAPGKNLYKTLPMGMTEEWMYSYWYMPFEDGAEITVTNDFDEDIEIFLEVEKDDLEDFNKDEIGRFHAKWHRDLKNLPKERWPDWTLLETQGSGRFVGTQLTVWNPKGGSCSLGGPGHWWWGEGDEKFFIDGEKFPSIFGTGTEDYFGYAWCDPTEFEQAFHSQSMDNDNMGYQPMNRWHITDNIPFQQSFQGYLEKYFPNNWPTQYSTVVYWYLEPGGEDPLKRVAVKERYGFETPYEVYREEGVVEGEELAIEKNTGGWATVDSWANEKLYTAISGHKVLLWNAAPEKDNELDLRIPSDYENGRYKVYANVIKNKEGGEFILVINGEEMDPIDCFIDQEGIRVEEVYLGKAALGDSETNTIKLVWKGEKNKGRTLKIDYLKIQK, encoded by the coding sequence ATGTTTTTACTTGTAATGGTTGTTTTTTATTCCTGTGGAACGAGCGAAGAAAAAGAAGTAGCATACGAAGAAGTGGTGCGCCGTCTTATGGATATGAAAGCTTTGGCAAAACTACCTGGGCATGGTGAGAAAAGTGCTATGTGGTCCAGTTATGATCGGGAGAGTAAAATCGACGAATCTGGAAAATTCATTAACTGGGATGCCAATATAGATGGGCTCAAGCCCCAATACATCAGAAAAGAAGGGGACAAGGAGGTGTTGGCAGAGATGGAAGGTCCTGGGGCTATTGTTCGGATTTGGTCGGCAAGTCCTGCCAAAGGGCATGTGAAAATATATATCGATGGCAATGAGCAGCCTGTCATCGACCTTCCCTTTATCGATTATTTTAAACCGAGTATCCCGGCTTTTGAGTATCCGGCACTTGTTTATGAAACCAATGCAAGGGGTTTTAACAATTATGTGCCCATTACTTACAATACCTCCTGTAAGGTCGTGGCCGATCCGGGATGGGGGCAGTATTACCATTTCAATTACATCAGTTTTGCCGATGGGAAAACAACGGAATCCTACACGGCAGAACTAAGCGATAATGCCAGAACAGCATTAAAAGAGGTAAATGATTTCTTCACCCATAAGATGGGTAACTCTCCCTATCAAAAAGGGGAGTTTGAGTCCATACGGGCAAAGGAAAAAATTCCGGCTGGACATGCGGAAAACCTACTCTCCATTGAAGGTTCCGGAGCTATTGCCTCGCTAAAGATAAGAATGGATATCAAAGATGAAAAGAAGCGTGCAGAGGCCATGAGAAAAGTGACCATCAGCATGAGGTGGGATGGAAGCAATGAAGATGCAGTGTGGGCTCCGTTGGGAGATTTTTTTGGCTCCGCTCCAGGAAAGAATCTATACAAGACACTACCCATGGGCATGACAGAAGAATGGATGTACAGTTATTGGTATATGCCGTTTGAGGATGGGGCAGAGATAACTGTCACCAATGATTTTGATGAGGACATAGAGATTTTCCTAGAGGTGGAAAAAGACGATTTGGAAGATTTCAATAAGGATGAAATAGGCAGGTTCCATGCCAAGTGGCACCGGGATTTAAAGAACTTGCCAAAAGAGAGGTGGCCTGATTGGACATTACTGGAAACTCAGGGAAGTGGGCGATTCGTAGGCACACAGTTGACAGTATGGAATCCCAAAGGTGGCAGCTGTAGCCTGGGCGGTCCGGGCCATTGGTGGTGGGGAGAGGGAGATGAAAAGTTTTTCATAGATGGGGAAAAGTTTCCTTCCATTTTTGGTACGGGAACCGAGGATTATTTTGGCTATGCCTGGTGTGACCCCACCGAATTCGAGCAGGCATTTCACAGCCAATCGATGGACAATGACAATATGGGATACCAGCCCATGAACAGATGGCATATAACGGACAATATCCCGTTCCAGCAATCTTTTCAGGGCTATTTGGAAAAATATTTTCCAAACAACTGGCCTACCCAATATTCCACTGTTGTGTATTGGTACTTAGAGCCAGGGGGAGAAGATCCTTTGAAGAGGGTGGCGGTAAAGGAGCGGTATGGATTTGAAACCCCATATGAAGTCTATCGGGAAGAAGGTGTCGTAGAGGGTGAGGAGCTGGCAATAGAAAAGAATACAGGAGGCTGGGCGACCGTCGATTCTTGGGCAAATGAAAAACTGTACACAGCAATAAGCGGACATAAGGTCCTCTTATGGAATGCTGCGCCCGAAAAAGACAATGAATTGGATCTTCGGATTCCTTCTGATTATGAAAATGGAAGGTACAAAGTTTATGCAAACGTCATTAAAAATAAAGAAGGAGGGGAGTTTATACTAGTGATAAACGGGGAAGAGATGGATCCTATCGACTGTTTTATTGATCAGGAAGGAATTAGGGTGGAAGAGGTTTATCTAGGAAAGGCTGCGCTAGGGGACAGCGAAACCAATACAATCAAACTCGTCTGGAAAGGTGAAAAAAATAAAGGAAGAACGCTGAAAATAGATTATTTAAAAATCCAAAAATAA
- a CDS encoding sulfatase family protein: protein MRRKLPLIILVLAFIWATINNTIAQEKWAEKAPNVIIINVDDLGYGDIGVNGATMVRTPNIDKLASQGRKFTDAHAAAAVCSPSRYALITGEYPSRKDFYSAIFLRHPSVLDTSQMSIAKVMKSAGYATGIIGKWHLGFGNESPVDWNKPLKPGPLEFGFDYYFGVPVLNSHPPFVYVENHHVVGLTPDDPLIYGRQAETRWFPEKFGLADIGGGRAAHQQYDDRMVGTTLKDKALEWIKTHKEGPFFLYYATTNIHHPFTPAPRFIGTSKAGRYGDFIHELDWIVGEVMRTLEEEGLAENTLLILISDNGGMLNQGGQDAYRAGHHQNGPLLGFKFDAWEGGHRVPMIARWPGMIPAGTVSDELVSNVDFLGTMAALVGYKLNGNEARDSYNILQALTGDPAEPIRDHLVISPAQPKNIAIRKGKWMYISGQGGGGFEAIHEGDHAFGGAAAFPFTGQKNSDIEDGEIKPNAAPAQLYDLEKDPYQHENVYNSQLEIAKGLHELLEETLGRKVGVNSK from the coding sequence ATGAGACGTAAATTGCCGCTTATAATTCTTGTATTGGCTTTCATTTGGGCTACAATCAATAATACAATTGCTCAAGAGAAATGGGCAGAAAAAGCACCCAACGTCATCATCATCAATGTAGATGACCTTGGGTATGGGGACATCGGTGTGAACGGTGCCACGATGGTCCGAACGCCGAATATCGACAAACTGGCCAGCCAGGGGCGAAAATTTACCGATGCACATGCCGCCGCAGCGGTCTGTTCTCCTTCCAGGTATGCCCTGATCACAGGGGAGTACCCCAGTAGGAAGGATTTTTACAGCGCTATATTTTTAAGGCATCCGTCTGTCTTGGACACCAGCCAGATGAGCATAGCGAAAGTGATGAAGTCCGCTGGTTATGCCACAGGGATCATAGGTAAATGGCACCTTGGATTTGGTAATGAAAGCCCAGTGGACTGGAACAAGCCGCTAAAGCCCGGCCCGTTGGAATTTGGGTTTGATTACTATTTTGGGGTGCCGGTATTGAACAGCCACCCGCCATTTGTGTACGTGGAAAACCATCACGTGGTGGGCTTGACACCGGATGATCCTCTTATCTATGGACGACAAGCGGAAACGAGGTGGTTTCCCGAAAAATTTGGTCTGGCCGATATCGGAGGAGGAAGGGCTGCCCACCAGCAATACGATGATAGGATGGTGGGCACCACCTTAAAGGACAAGGCACTGGAGTGGATCAAAACACATAAGGAAGGGCCTTTTTTCCTTTATTATGCCACCACCAATATCCACCATCCCTTTACTCCAGCACCCCGTTTTATCGGAACAAGTAAGGCGGGCCGCTATGGGGATTTTATCCATGAGCTGGACTGGATCGTGGGAGAAGTGATGCGTACCCTGGAAGAAGAGGGCCTAGCGGAAAATACCCTTTTGATCCTGATCAGTGACAATGGCGGTATGCTGAACCAGGGAGGACAGGATGCCTACCGGGCAGGCCACCATCAGAATGGCCCCTTGCTGGGTTTTAAATTCGATGCCTGGGAAGGTGGCCACCGAGTGCCAATGATCGCAAGGTGGCCCGGGATGATCCCTGCGGGCACCGTTTCGGATGAATTGGTCTCCAATGTTGATTTTTTGGGAACTATGGCAGCTTTGGTAGGGTATAAGCTCAACGGAAACGAGGCCCGGGACAGTTACAATATCCTTCAGGCCTTGACAGGTGATCCAGCGGAGCCTATCCGCGACCACTTGGTCATCAGCCCCGCCCAGCCAAAGAACATTGCCATTAGAAAAGGAAAGTGGATGTATATTTCGGGTCAGGGAGGTGGAGGCTTTGAGGCCATTCACGAGGGTGACCATGCTTTTGGAGGGGCTGCCGCTTTCCCTTTTACCGGCCAAAAAAACAGCGATATAGAAGATGGGGAAATAAAGCCAAATGCCGCTCCTGCGCAGCTTTATGACTTGGAAAAAGACCCCTATCAGCATGAAAATGTTTACAATTCACAACTGGAGATTGCCAAGGGACTTCATGAGCTGTTGGAAGAAACCTTGGGCAGAAAAGTGGGGGTAAATTCGAAGTGA
- a CDS encoding glycoside hydrolase family 172 protein: protein MKNYIQNNQILGFCAIVSVMIFFAPSIGQGQELYDLPKKDVKTRWFSFENLQGLKGKGGMENKGAKGHPADAIKAGETQVILETEGAGVVRRMWMTISDRSPEMLRSLKLEMYWDGKEKPAVSVPLGDFFGAMLGEKVPMENAFFSDPEGRSFNCIIPMPFKKGAKISITNESDTDLEALFYDINITTSDADLGDVGYFHAFWHRDTATTLGEDHVILPKLEGNGRFLGVGFGLNTHPDYGKTWWGEGEVKIYLDGDSQFPTLVGSGTEDYIGTAYGQGKFVNHYQGAPINDVEEGRYAFYRFHVPDPVYFHQDIKVTIQQMGGAPREKVKAMLVDGAKLVPVTVSWPEGFLKLLEEEGASFENAPKGWTNFYRSDDLTTLAYFYYDKPSNDLGPLASLEIRQHK, encoded by the coding sequence ATGAAAAATTATATTCAAAATAATCAAATACTTGGTTTTTGTGCGATTGTATCTGTCATGATATTTTTTGCACCAAGTATCGGTCAAGGCCAAGAACTATATGACCTTCCCAAAAAGGATGTAAAAACAAGGTGGTTTAGTTTTGAAAACCTCCAAGGCCTGAAAGGAAAAGGCGGGATGGAGAACAAGGGAGCAAAAGGGCACCCCGCGGATGCCATAAAAGCCGGGGAAACGCAAGTCATTTTGGAAACCGAAGGGGCAGGTGTGGTGCGCAGGATGTGGATGACCATCAGTGACCGGAGTCCAGAAATGTTAAGGTCGCTCAAATTGGAGATGTACTGGGATGGAAAAGAGAAGCCCGCCGTTTCTGTTCCATTGGGAGATTTCTTTGGAGCGATGTTAGGGGAAAAAGTTCCTATGGAAAATGCCTTTTTTTCAGATCCAGAAGGAAGGTCATTTAATTGCATTATCCCGATGCCATTTAAAAAAGGTGCTAAAATTTCCATTACAAATGAATCTGATACTGATTTAGAAGCTCTTTTTTACGATATCAACATTACAACATCTGATGCCGATTTGGGCGATGTGGGATATTTCCATGCATTCTGGCACCGGGATACGGCTACCACATTGGGCGAAGACCACGTGATCCTGCCGAAACTGGAAGGAAATGGCAGGTTTCTAGGTGTGGGTTTTGGCCTTAATACACATCCGGATTATGGCAAAACTTGGTGGGGCGAAGGCGAAGTCAAGATTTACCTGGATGGAGACAGCCAGTTTCCTACTTTAGTGGGCAGTGGCACAGAGGATTATATTGGTACGGCATATGGCCAGGGCAAGTTTGTCAACCACTACCAAGGAGCGCCAATAAACGATGTGGAAGAAGGAAGATATGCCTTTTATAGATTTCACGTTCCTGATCCGGTCTATTTCCATCAGGATATAAAAGTGACCATCCAGCAAATGGGCGGAGCTCCTCGGGAGAAAGTGAAAGCAATGCTGGTCGATGGGGCCAAGCTGGTCCCTGTCACTGTCAGTTGGCCAGAAGGGTTTCTGAAATTATTGGAGGAAGAAGGAGCTAGCTTTGAAAATGCACCCAAGGGATGGACCAATTTTTACAGGAGTGACGACCTAACTACGTTGGCATATTTCTATTATGACAAGCCTTCAAATGATTTGGGTCCATTGGCTTCGTTGGAAATAAGACAGCATAAATAG
- a CDS encoding glycoside hydrolase family 97 protein translates to MPHPIKPIVLILLLIWCTHAKAQETLSVSSPNGTFEVAVSLDKGIPSYSVTFQGEELVAASTLELDFEEKWNYVHSQWGKANIKTVEEEYELVVGKAKKVVNTYGELAVPLLEKNEKGREMLLRFRVFDDGVAFRHEFPKQENWQNYVLLDEKSSFVLSGDPEVTALLWGHYHNSHEGLYQKSLLSEVKQDTLVDVPSLFEYDNGTLMAITEANLRDYAGMYLTKDKEGILHTALSPLPGQEKVKVKANLPHKTPWRVMMISHKIGDLIASNILTNLADPPETDDWSWLKPGKTSFHWWNGDIMPDTTFAPGANFHFNKYYIDFCAANDIEYHAVIGYGGFAWYPNDWPSYGQPGSYADLTKTVSSLDMQQICDYAASKGVGIHVWVHWEALYPQLEEAFSQFEQWGIKGMMVDFLNRDDQEMVKIQEEILQSAAKHHLYIQFHGAHKPTGLHRTFPNELTREGTYNYEQNKWLPSPLTPEHDLDIVFTRMLAGASDYHLGGFRATNEDAFKTQYTRPLMGGTRCHMLAMYVVLESYLNMVADYPDAYKGQEGFDFIREVPTVWDETVVPTAKLGQYAVITRRKGEAWFVGGINNSKERSLTLELDFLDDSKSYQATIYQDTKKTVEDPNALEISHRQVKKGDQLPVQLAAGGGVAIKIMEDNATAAK, encoded by the coding sequence ATGCCACATCCCATAAAGCCCATTGTGCTCATTCTACTGCTCATCTGGTGTACCCATGCCAAAGCCCAAGAAACCCTATCCGTATCCTCTCCAAATGGTACATTTGAAGTTGCCGTAAGCTTGGACAAGGGAATACCCTCTTATTCGGTCACCTTTCAAGGGGAGGAGTTGGTGGCAGCCAGCACGCTGGAACTGGATTTTGAGGAAAAGTGGAACTATGTCCATTCCCAATGGGGCAAGGCCAATATCAAGACGGTGGAAGAGGAGTACGAATTGGTAGTGGGCAAGGCTAAAAAGGTCGTGAATACGTATGGAGAACTCGCCGTACCATTATTGGAAAAGAACGAAAAAGGGCGGGAAATGCTATTGAGATTCCGGGTGTTTGATGATGGTGTGGCCTTTCGACATGAATTTCCAAAGCAGGAAAACTGGCAAAATTACGTTCTTTTGGATGAAAAGAGTTCATTTGTGTTGTCGGGAGACCCGGAAGTTACCGCTTTGCTTTGGGGTCATTATCACAATAGCCATGAGGGGCTATACCAAAAATCATTGTTGAGCGAAGTGAAGCAAGATACCTTGGTGGACGTTCCCAGTTTGTTCGAATATGACAATGGAACCCTTATGGCCATCACGGAAGCCAATTTAAGGGACTATGCGGGGATGTACCTTACAAAGGACAAAGAAGGGATCCTTCATACAGCCCTTTCTCCACTCCCAGGACAAGAAAAGGTAAAGGTGAAGGCTAACCTTCCCCATAAGACTCCCTGGAGAGTAATGATGATCAGCCATAAAATCGGTGATCTGATCGCTTCAAATATCCTAACCAATCTGGCTGATCCACCAGAAACGGACGATTGGTCATGGCTCAAACCGGGCAAAACGTCGTTTCACTGGTGGAACGGGGACATTATGCCGGACACCACCTTTGCACCTGGGGCCAATTTTCACTTCAATAAATATTACATTGATTTTTGTGCGGCCAATGATATTGAGTACCATGCAGTGATCGGGTATGGAGGATTTGCTTGGTATCCAAATGATTGGCCGAGTTACGGACAGCCGGGCTCCTATGCTGATCTTACCAAAACGGTAAGCAGTCTGGATATGCAGCAGATCTGTGATTATGCGGCCTCCAAGGGTGTGGGTATCCATGTATGGGTACATTGGGAGGCACTTTATCCTCAGTTGGAGGAAGCTTTTAGCCAATTTGAACAATGGGGGATCAAAGGCATGATGGTGGATTTTCTGAACAGGGACGATCAGGAAATGGTCAAGATTCAAGAGGAAATCCTACAGTCAGCCGCCAAGCACCACCTTTATATCCAATTTCATGGAGCGCACAAACCCACAGGACTTCACCGCACCTTTCCGAATGAACTCACCAGAGAGGGTACCTATAATTATGAGCAAAACAAATGGCTGCCATCTCCCTTGACACCAGAGCATGACCTGGACATCGTCTTTACCAGAATGCTCGCCGGAGCTTCTGATTACCATTTGGGAGGTTTTAGGGCAACCAATGAAGATGCTTTCAAAACCCAGTATACCCGACCACTGATGGGAGGGACGCGGTGCCATATGCTCGCCATGTACGTGGTATTGGAAAGTTACCTGAATATGGTCGCCGATTACCCGGATGCCTATAAGGGGCAGGAGGGGTTTGATTTTATCAGGGAGGTGCCCACTGTTTGGGACGAGACAGTGGTTCCGACTGCCAAATTGGGACAGTATGCGGTGATCACAAGGAGAAAAGGGGAAGCATGGTTTGTGGGAGGAATCAATAACAGTAAAGAAAGATCCTTGACATTGGAGTTAGATTTTCTGGATGATTCCAAGAGCTATCAGGCCACCATCTACCAAGATACCAAAAAGACAGTTGAAGACCCCAATGCCCTGGAAATTAGCCACCGTCAGGTCAAAAAGGGAGATCAGCTTCCCGTTCAATTGGCAGCGGGAGGAGGGGTGGCCATAAAGATCATGGAAGATAATGCTACGGCAGCAAAATAA
- a CDS encoding glycoside hydrolase family 172 protein has protein sequence MKTLTKGLLALFCLMVCSHLTMAQEEGEIFMLKNYTSQRISSYDTSGANDDGNWKNKIKPNETRTIGEVTGPGIIRHIWMTIASGEPYHLKKIVLRMYWDGEESPSVETPIGDFFGLGLGRYFLYESEYTSVGSQRALNASFPMPFRKSAKITITNEGEQAIDAFYYNIDWEKHEQLPENTAYFHAQYRQETPTDGWSSDWERNGDPEINNHENKTGEGNYVIMEAEGKGHFLGVTHSIIQNQGDWWGEGDEMVFIDGETSPQIWGTGAEDYYLGAWCYGGCGINPFGNEQPTFDYDGYGNPKNGGDDRGAQWTVYRFHKESPITFEKSIKMTIEHGHANHRSDNYYTVGYWYQTGPHKPFPPLPSVEERIPKVLNTEGPTMGK, from the coding sequence ATGAAAACCTTAACGAAAGGCTTGTTGGCGTTATTTTGCCTCATGGTCTGTTCCCATTTGACCATGGCACAAGAAGAAGGTGAAATTTTCATGCTGAAAAATTACACTTCCCAGCGTATTTCCAGCTATGACACCTCCGGTGCAAATGACGATGGAAACTGGAAAAACAAAATCAAACCAAATGAAACCCGAACAATCGGAGAAGTAACCGGACCAGGTATCATAAGGCATATCTGGATGACCATAGCTAGTGGGGAACCTTATCACTTGAAGAAAATTGTCCTTAGAATGTACTGGGATGGTGAGGAAAGTCCCAGCGTGGAGACACCCATTGGAGACTTTTTTGGATTGGGCCTTGGGCGCTATTTTCTGTATGAATCGGAATACACCTCTGTAGGGTCACAAAGGGCGCTGAATGCCTCGTTTCCCATGCCTTTCAGAAAATCAGCAAAAATCACCATTACTAATGAAGGAGAGCAGGCCATTGACGCATTCTACTACAATATCGACTGGGAAAAACACGAGCAGCTTCCCGAAAACACTGCCTACTTCCATGCCCAATACAGACAGGAAACCCCGACAGACGGATGGTCGTCCGATTGGGAGCGAAACGGGGATCCCGAGATAAACAACCATGAAAACAAAACCGGAGAAGGCAATTATGTGATCATGGAAGCCGAAGGAAAAGGACATTTTCTTGGAGTGACCCATTCGATCATCCAAAACCAAGGCGACTGGTGGGGCGAAGGTGATGAGATGGTGTTTATCGACGGGGAGACCAGTCCGCAAATCTGGGGAACCGGTGCAGAAGATTATTACCTTGGCGCATGGTGCTATGGAGGATGTGGTATCAATCCATTTGGAAATGAACAGCCTACTTTCGACTATGATGGCTATGGAAACCCCAAAAACGGTGGTGATGACCGTGGGGCACAGTGGACGGTATACCGCTTTCACAAGGAATCGCCCATTACTTTCGAAAAATCCATCAAGATGACCATTGAGCATGGGCATGCCAATCACCGGTCGGACAATTACTATACAGTCGGGTATTGGTACCAGACCGGTCCTCATAAGCCTTTCCCTCCATTGCCTTCTGTAGAAGAGCGTATTCCCAAAGTGCTGAATACCGAAGGCCCCACGATGGGGAAATAG